AACAAGGTGCGGTTCACTCATTTATACCATTAAGCAACCAAGCACTGCCAGGGCTGTTACAGTGAGTAATAATCAAAACGGTGTTACCAAAACTACTACCAACACAAAAAACACTTGCGAAACAGACACGCTTGTTGTTAACTACGATGGTTCGGCAGGAAACATTATTATCACTTTTGCAGGCGGAAGTGGCGGGTCCGGCCAGTCTATTATTGCATTAACCGTTAATGACGTAACGGTTCTGCCTGTTACATTTACCAGCTTTAATGCACACCCGGTAAATAATACTATTAATTTTAACTGGAGTGTTGGAGTACAAACAAACATTACACGATACGATATTGAAAGTTCTGCCGACGGAAAATCTTTTTCCAAAATTGGTACTGTAGCAGCTGCGAATGCACAATCCTATTCGTGGAGTGCGGCTTTTAATGCTGATAACTTTTATCGCATAAAGGCTATTGATAATGCAGGAAATGTTTCGTACACAAATGTTTTATCGCTTAACGCCAATAATACACAAGCATCCATCACTGCAACAAATCCTGTCGTTAATCACAGTTTGACGTTACAATTAAATGCATTGAAAAAAGATAATTATGCTGTTACGCTTTATACAGTCAGCGGCGTAAAGGTATTTTCTACCGCAATAGATCATGCAGGGGGATCCTCTATAAAAACATTACAATTACCAACCTTGCTCCAGGGAATGTATTTTGTAAAACTTTCAGGCAAAAGCATGCAATTAAACAAAACGATATTTATTCAATAGTATCATTAATAATTCACCGGCTAAAACGCTTATCTTGTAACGAGATAAGCGTTTTAATTTTTATAAATAATAATTTAGTTTTAAGAGTTATGAACGAAGTTGATCAATACATTGCTGCATTCCCTAAAGAAACCGCAGCTTTATTACAGGAGTTGAGAAAGATCATTACAAAAGCTGCTCCAAAAGCGGAAGAAACGATCAGTTATAAAATGCCCGCTTACAAATACCACGGAGCAGTGGTCTATTTTGCCGGATATAAGAATCATATCGGCTTTTATCCTACCGGGTCCGGTATTAAAGCATTTACCAAAGAAATTGACGGTTATAAAAATTCCAAAGGAGCTGTTCAGTTTCCGTTAGATCAGCCATTACCTGTAAAACTAATTACACGTATGGTGCAATTTAAAGTAAAGGAGAATTTACAGAAAGTAAAAATGAAGAAAAGAAAATAGCTCCAGGATCTTTAAAAGACAATAGAGCTATTTTAAAAAAAATTTAAAGCACTCCGCTATATTCGTCTGTATCCAATAATGCATTGGTTAGACTTGAATCAAATACCTGTTCACGATTGGCTATTACCTGGCGCAGAATATCATGAATTGTTACAATTCCTATAAAACGCATTTTTTCGTCGTAAACCAGCAAATAACGTGCTTTGTGTGCATTCATCAGGTGCATGCAATGTTCAGCTGTATCTGTTAAAGTAACTACCGGCAGGTCGGTTGTCATTACTTCTTTTACCATCGTTGAATTACTGGCACGTCCTTTCAATATAACGTTGCGGGTGTAATCACGTTCACCAAAAATGCCTTTGTACTCTTCTCCATCCATTACAACCAAATAACTAAGATTTACAGAATTTAATTGCACCAGTGCATCGTACACCAATGTATCGGATGGAACAATATTAAAAACCTTTTGCTTTGAATCAAGAATATTTTTTACTGTCGTCATACTGTTTTTTTACTGCGGTAAGTTAGGTAATTTTTGTATTGATTTATTTTTCTTCCAGCATCTTTTCTGCAATTAAAAGATCGATGGGGTGGGTGATCTTTATATTTTGCTCCTCTCCTTCCACTAAAGTAACTTTTACGCCGAAATCCTCTACCACAGTAGCCTCATCGGTAAATTGTTCTTTATATTTCACATGAAAAGCCGGCAGTAAAATACTGCTTTTAAAGGTTTGCGGAGTTTGAATGAGCTTTACACTATTTCTGTCAATTGCTTTGTTCTGATCTTCTTCTACAATGCGCACACTATCTTTTGAATTAACTACGGGAATGGCAGTACCTGCGGCTAACGCAGTTTCATAACATCGATGTATCAATGTAGCACTTAACAGGCATCTTACGCCATCATGTACAAATACAATGCTTTCTTCTTTTATCAGTCCTAATCCATGCTGTACAGATGTAAAACGATTTTCGCCGCCTGTAATGATGTGAAGCATTTTTTTATCGGGAAAATACGAACGAATGATCTCTACTCCTTTTACAAAGTAATGCGTAGGTAACACCAAAATAATTTCAATATCAGCATAAGCATTTAAAAATGCAGAAATAGTATAATAAAGAATTGGCTTCCCTTTCAATAATAAAAACTGTTTAGGTATAGCCGCATTCATTCTACTTCCGTTTCCCCCCGCAACAATTACCGCATATTTTTTCATCTATGTAAATAATAAAAGATCTACAATAGTTGCTTGCACTCCTGCAACAGTTTTACTTTATCAATTGCCACCGTTCCTACTTCTTCACAAACGATACCTCCTGCTATATTGGCTATTTCGGACATTAAATGCATATCTTTTGTAGCTGCATATACCAGCGATGCCACAGCAATCACTGTATCCCCTGCTCCACTAACGTCCGCAATGTTACGAAGATGAGCCGGTATCAATTCTGCAGTTTTGCCTGATTGAGAAAAAACCCCTTTTTCGGATAATGTAATAAATGATATTTTATGTTGAAGCTTAGCTTCCAGTTGCGAATGGATATTTTCCAATGACGACAGATCAGCATTATCAGCTATAATGTTTAACGCTTCTTTTACTTCTTTCAGATTTGGCTTGAAAATATCCACCCCTTTATAAGCAAAGAAATTTTTTCGTTTAGGGTCTACCGTTACTATAATATTATTTTGCCTGTTTAATGCAATTATTTTAGCGATGCAGCTTTCTGTCAGCACGCCTTTATTATAATCTTCCAATATTATTACATCAGGTTTTTCCGAAGCGATGAATGCTTCAACGCTTTGCACTAATTTGTTCTCATCATCAATGCTAATATCATTTGTCATTTCCGCATCAAGGCGCATCATTTGCTGGTTGCGGCTGATGATACGGATCTTATTTGTTGTGGTTCTTTCTTCACTTTGTACCAGGTAATCGGTATTGATGCCGTTGGCTTTAGCCAATTCTATAAATTGTTTCCCATCATCATCTTTACCTAAAACACTTATTAAAAAAACATTGGCTGATAATGACTGAAGATTCAATGCCACATTTCCCGCACCACCTATCCTGAATTCTTTTTTTGAAACAGCCACCACCGGCACCGGCGCTTCCGGAGAGATGCGGTCAACTTTACCCCACCAATAAGTATCCAGCATTACATCCCCCACTACAGCCACTTTCAGTTTAGCAAAATGCTGAAATAGATCATCAAAATTCATGCAGTATTAATCTTTTTGTTTGTTTGCAATTGCAAGATAATAAATTGGGATACCTATAAGTACAATAAGCAAGCCCGGCCAGGTATATTCTTTTTTATATATAGCAAGTAATACACAAAATGCAATTGCCATCAATATATATATAACAGGAAGCACAGGATAACCAAATGCTTTATAAGGTCGTTCTGCATCAGGGCGTTTTTTGCGAAGAATGAATACACCAAAAATGGTAAGTGCATAAAACATCACTACCACAAAAGAGATCATATCCAGCAGATCACTGTATTTACCGCTTAAGCATAATGCGCAAGCCATTACACATTGTATCCATAAAGCCCATTCAGGCACTATGTTTTTATTTAGTTTAGATGCCTGCCTGAAAAACAATTTATCATTTGCCATTGTATAATATACTCTTGCTCCTGCTAATATCAAACCGTTATTGCAGCCAAATGTGGAGATCATGATCATGATCGCAATAATTTTTGTGCCGATATCACCAAATATGGCATGAGAAGCTTCAAGCGCCACCCGGTTGTCTTGTGCAAAAGCCAAATTATTTAACGGAACTGTTGCCAGGTATACAACATTCATTAAAATATAAATAATGGTAACGATCAATGTTCCCAAAAACAAACTCAGTCCTATATTACGCTTGGGGTTTTTAATTTCGCCTGCAATAAATGTTACATTGTTCCATGCATCGCTACTGAAGATACTGCCCACCATGGCGCTTGCAATAGCACCCAAGCCTACTGCTGTCAGAAGCGGCGTGTAGCTAATAACACCATTTTCTTTAGAGATATTCTGCAGTGTCCATGCATTATGCCAATTGCTAAGCCAGATATCTTTTTTAAATACAATGAAGCCGGCTAATATTAAACCGAATAAAGATAATAGCTTGGTGGAAGTAAAAATAGTTTGAATGATCTTGCCTGTTTGAATGCCTTTAGTATTTACAAATGTTAAGAACACGATCAACAAAATTGCCACCAGTTGCGCATAATGAACTTTTAATCCCAACAGGCTAAATGTATTGGCATCGTCCCACACCAATGCAGGAATAAAATAACCCGCAAATTTTGCAAAGCCTACTCCTACTGCGGCAATGGTTCCCGTTTGTATCACGGCAAAAAAACTCCATCCGTATAAGAAGCCGATCAAAGGGTTGTACGACTCTTTTAAATAAACGTATTGTCCGCCTGCTTTCGGAAACATAGCGCTCAGCTCGCCATAGCTTAACGCTGCAGTTAAGGTCATAAAACCGGTGATAAGCCATGCAAATAGCAACCAGCCGGAACTGCCTACATATTTCAGCATATCTGCACTTACAATAAAAATACCTGACCCTATCATAGACCCGGCAACGATCATGGTAGCATCAAATAAGCCAAGTGTGGGTTTAAAAGCAGTTTGGTTTTCCGACATAAAAAAATCCGTTTTGGTAAACGGAGTTGAAGATAAATGTTAACCTTGGTGAAACAAAATTTTACTTTTTCTCTTTTTTATATGCTTGATTCAAGCCGTCAATCACATCATTGGTAATATCCAATGTTGAATCTCTGTAAACAATCAATGCCGGCTCATATGAAAACACATAATTGAAATGTTTCTCCTTATTATAATCAGCTAAAAAATCCTGTACTTTTTTATAAATAGAATCTTTCATCCTGGAAGAAGATTGATAAAGCTGGTTATCCAGGTTTTGTTTTTTTATACCTAGATCTCTTTGTATCTCTGCATATCTTTTTGAAGCGGCTTCCTGTTGCTGCGGCGTCATGGTTGGCGCTTTTTGCTGAAGTTCTGCAAGCTCCTGTTCATACTTGTGCTGGTACATTTCCAGGTCGGCATTTCCTGCCTGTTGTTCTTTTTCAAAAGAGCTTTTCTTCTCTTTAAAATATTCATAGTTATTTTGTAAAGAATCCATGTTTATCCAAGCCATCCGGGATGCATTTACAGGTTGTGAGCTATTGGATGCAACAACTGTTTTATTTTTATTATCTGTTCCGCCATTGCCAGAATACTGTTTATAAAACAAAAACCCTACCGCGGACAGCAAAACAATATTTAACGCAAGTAATAAATTTTTCATTCGTTCTATTTTAGCGTGCAATATAAAAACAAACAGCACAACAGCCATATTTTATACGTTTTTTTGAGAAAGTATTAACCTGGTTTTACAGCTTGTTAACTTTTAGTGTTTTCCTTCTTCTGCTTTTATTAATTTACACAGTAATCCAAAAAACTGCATATATGTCTCGATTTAAAAGAAGCAATCCTTTTTCTAAAGTTAATAATGATACAGGCTTTGGGGCGAATGTTACCAATAACGGAGGTCGTTATATTAACCGCGACGGAAGTTTCAACATCCGCAAAGAAGGTATGCCTGCATGGGAACGATTCAGCATTTATCATTCCATGCTAAATATGTCCCGCTGGAAATTTTTTATTACGATCATATTGACATATTTCTCCATTAATCTTATATATACTTTTATTTACCTGCTGATCGGTCCGCAGCAATTACAAGGGCTTACTGCCACCACATCGTGGCAACTGTTTAAAGAGGTCTTTTATTTTAGCACGGAAACATTTACTACTGTGGGTTATGGGCGTGTAAACCCAATAGGCGATGCGGCAAATTTGGTAGCTGCTATTGAAGCAATGAGCGGCTTTTTATCTTTCGCTGTTGCAACGGGTTTAATTTACGGACGATTCTCTAAACCCAAATCATACCTGGTCTTTAGTAAACAGGCATTGATCTCTCCCTTTAGAGATAAAACTGCACTGATGTTTCGTTTTGCTTCTTATAAAGACAAACATGTATTGACCGATGTAGAGATACAGGTGAACATTGGGTTAAAGCTGCAGGATAATCCTGATAAAGATGCGACTTACAAATATTTTAATTTACCGCTGGAGCGCTCAAGAGTGGAGAATATGCCGATGAACTGGACCGTGGTTCATCCAATTGATGAACAAAGTCCGCTATGGGGTTTTAGTGTAGATGATATGATATTTGCCGATGTGGAAGTATATGTATTGGTACGTGGTTTTGACGACACTTATTCCAGCCTGGTATTGCAACGCACTTCTTATACTTTCCAGGAGATCATTTTTCATAAAAAATTTGTACCGATGTACAGGGAAAGTGATGAAGAACAAACTACTATTTTAGAATTGCATAAGCTGAACGAGTTGTTTGATGTAAAACTGTAACTATTATTATACTCACCGCTTATTTTTTAAAACTAAAAAGCTCTTCCCGCAGGAAGAGCCTGATCAATAAACATACTGCTGTCCTTAGTGATGCTTACGATGAAATCTTTACTTTAAAAGTACTGTTGGTTACATTTATAGAAGTACTTGACTGCGGGTCATAACCCGTAAATTCAAATGTTCCTTCTATATAATTTTTTTAAGGCTAATGATGATGTAAAAATCAATAAAAGGAGTACATGAGAACATACCCTGTAGAGGGTATTTATAGAAGTAAATGATTGTTAGATCTCTTAAAATTTTTCGCAAATTGGAAAGAAGACAATTAAAATTACTTTTGCGATCTTGTCAAAGCATTGATGCTAATTTTAAATAATATAGTATGACTTGGTTTTTTCTACACGGAAATGAACTTTTTATTCTCTTTTTGACTCCCATTGCTGGACTTATTTTTGACTTTTTCATAAACAAGAAGGCAACTTTCTACATTTTGGGAATAAGTCTATTCCTATTACTTCCACTATTAACAGGATACGGCTATACAATACCTTATACTCCTCAAATTTTGGGCTTAACAGCGCTAAGTTGTTTGTATGGGTTTTATTCAAAACAAATTGGAAAGAAGTCCATTAAAATTATTTCTGCGATCTTGTTTTCGGGACTTTTGTTTATTATTTTCGGTTATTTCGCTTTCATGAATTCAATGTCAGGATACCAAAGAGTAGAAAATAGCTGGACAATTAAAAACTATAAAATAGAATATATCGCTGACCAAGGTTTTGCAGGCGGTCCATTGATGAAGTATGAGATCAGCAAGTATGGGCTAATTCCAATTTTTATAAAAAAGATTGACTACTCAGTTGACAATGACACAACGAACAATTGTTTAATCCATTTTACAGACATTAAAATGGATTTTGATAAATGTAAAATAACACTAACTGAAAGACAATGAAATTGATGTCAACATTGTCCTACTGCTACATCACTAAAGCTTAAACCCGACAGCCAATCATTATGAAATTCCTCATACCACTAATATTAGTACTGTTCTCTTTTTGCTGCTATTCACAAACACTTGTATCAAACCAGAGCAAAATTGAAACGGCAAAAATAAAATTGAAAATAGCAATGACAGACTTTGATAGTTGCATGGTAACCTCTGACCTGGACAATTGTATTGTTACGTTATTAAAAAACACAGACAATGAATACAAGAAATATATTATCGGTGGTTTGCTTTATGATATAGATAAAGACAAGTCTTTTCAACTTCACAAGGAAACTTATTTATCAAAACCAGAGGATCTTAATTTTAATTTAGAATATGCAATTGAACTTCATAGAAATGGAGAATTTGAAGAAGCCGCAAAACTTTATGAAAAGTATGAAAAAGAAAAACCGGAAGATTTTAGAGTTAATGTTTGGTTGGCGGACTGTTATATAAATATAGGTGACGTTGAGAAATCAATTGAAAATTGGAACAAATCAGACCATCCCAATCATCATACGAGTATTGATTTTGCCATACATACCATTTATGGCAGAACTGACCAAATAAAACTTAGAAATGACTATCGCAAAGAAATTGAACAGGGGAATATAGAGGCATTTTATCCCTTGATCCTTCTTGACATGAATTGGGAGTTAGATTGGTGGAATTCAGTTATTCAGGAATATTTTTTGGCAGAAGATCTTCTTCTTGCAAAAAACAAGCTCAATCAAAACGACAATGATTACAAAATCATTCAGGCATACGTAAAGATCAAGAATCTTTCAAAATCGGGAAACAATAGCGATTCTATAAAGTCAATATTGATCCAGAATAAATTAATTATGGATTCTAATCCTTTGCCTACCAATGGTCAATTAACATCCGATCTTCTACGGATATGCTTTATTAATAAGATACTATCTGAAAATGATTTTTATAAACAGCGTGGGAACGATTTACTTAACCTTGCTAAAAAAACAAAAGACAAAGAGACATTAAATATTTATGCTTACCTACAAGCAACCGTGAATGATAAAGTTGACTCATTCATTGACAAGCTAGGCTGGACTGATTTTAAAGATGAGCGATTTGCAATTAGTTACTTTATGGGCAAGGCTGACAAAAACAGGTATGATGATAAAGAACTTTCGCAGGCATTAGCAGACTTTCCTAATTCATCAAAACTTTATTGGGTCAAGGCAAATTGTGCTAAAATTGAAAATAAACCATTAAGGCCTATTTTAATTGAGCTAATAAAAAGAGAATTTAAGACCTTAGGATCAGATGAAAATCATTCTTCTTATCCTTTAAAATCATATTTCTATTACCTGGAAAACGAAAAATAACTTACCTGTCATATAATTTTCATCCACCTACTAAGAGTATCAATAACCTATTTTACTCCCCAGCTTTTATTCGGCTTATCTCCCATCATTAATTCCAATGTTCCCCCATTTACAATATCATTGTGCGTAAAGAAAGGTGTATCCAATACTTTACCATTTAGCTTGGCTGATTGTACGTATTTATTTACATCCGAAGCATTGGTTGCAATTACTTTAAATGTTTTACCATTCGGCAAGCTGATGGAAACATTGGTAAATACAGGACTTCCGATCGTATACTCAGGTTTACCCGGAGTAACAGGATAAAAACCCATAGAAGAAAATACTACAAAGGCAGACATGCCACCACCATCTTCATCGCCTGGAATACCGAATATATTATCATCGAACCAGGTCTTTAATAATAAGCGAACACGTTGCTGTGTTTTCCACGGCGCATCGGTGTAATTATATAGATATGGAATAAAGAAGCTTGGTTCATTACCCATGGAGTATTGTCCTACCAACCCGCTTGCATCAGGGAACTTTGCCCAGAATTCATATTTGCTTCTGTCCAATCCTTCGCGGAATAACTGATCCAGGCGTTGTTCAAATCCTTTTTGTCCGCCCATTAAATTTATTAAACCGGGAATATCTTCCTGCACCTGCCATAAATAGGTCCAGCCATTGTTTTCATCATAGTAATCACGGCCGCCCATGCCGCCATCAAACTTAGGATCAATATCTATCCAATTGCCTTTATCATCTTTAGGCAAAAAGAATTTTTTATCTGCATTCCATAAGTTTTTATAATTGTCACTCTTTTTGATAAACAAAGAGTAGTCATCCTGCTTATTAAGATCCTTAGCCATTTGCGCTACTGCCCAATCATCGTAACAAGTGCCTAATGTAACGGCTACAGCCTGGCGTTTTTCAAAAGGATGCACTCTTGCTACGCTTTCAGTATCGCCTTTACGCAACGCCGGAAAGTAACCATTGGTATAATAAAATGAATCCAGTGAACAAGCCGGGCCGTTGCGCCACGGAAGCATGGTTGCTTGTGTAGAATTTTTGCGCATGCCTTCATATGCTTTGTTGAAATCGAAATTGCGCAAGCCTTTACGATAAGCATCTAACAACATTACAGAAGAATGAAAGCCATTCATACATGCATGATCACCAAACAACACCGGAAAGGTAGGCATCCAGCCGCTTTGATCGTACATGCGAACATAGGATTGTAACATGTCTTCTTCTCTCGCCGGATTTAAAATAGTGCGTAGAGGATGTAATGCCAGGTATGTATCCCATGTCCAGTCATCTACATAAAAAGGACGGGCATCTGTATGCACTTTATTATCGAAACCGCTGTAATACTTTCCGTCTTCAGTAATATTGATCATACGTTCATAGCAACGATATAAGGCTGTATAAAAACTTCTTTTCTCTGCATCTGTGCCGCCTTGCACTTGTATTTGCCCTAAAGTACTTGCCCATGCTGCTTTTGCTTTGGCAGATAATTGTTCAAAAGAAACATTGATCAGCTCTTCCGTAAAATTTTTCTTTGCCTGTTCTTCATCGATATAAGATATGGCATAGCGCAGTTCTATAGTGTTGCCTGCATTTTTAAAACTACTGTATGCTTTTACAGACTCACCTTCAATATCTTTTTGAGAAACAATTGAACCATTAGTGATCGTTCCATTTTGTGCAGGATGATTGAACCTGCCATACACGTACACTTTAATTGGCTCATGTCCTTTTTCAGGAGCATACCATTGCATACCAGTAAATGTACTATCGTTTATAAAATGCCAATTGTTTATACCACCGCTATAGGTATTCCATAATAAATTTTTAACCCCGTTAACAGGAAAAGTAAAACGAAACATTCCGGCTTTTTTTCCTTGCGTGTATTCTACCGTAACATCATCATTTAGTAAATAAGTTTTGTAATGCCAGGGCATACGTTGTTCATAGCTTTGATCGTATGCTATTTTTTTATTCCAACTGTTTTCGGTTATTACATTATCTGTATTCGGTAATAACGAAAAAGCCTGCCCTATTCGATGCGAAACCACGATCAATGGGAAGCTGCTTATCTCATCATCCAGGTAATCTTTACGGATAGGCGTCATGCGCATCATCTCATTTGGAAGCTGCATGGCAGGCCTTGTCGGCTCCAGCATCCATCCTACCCCGCCAATTTCAGGGCTTAAATAATTCAATACAGATGGATTGGTTTGAGATCGAACAGCAACTGTTGATAAGCAAAATATTCCACTTATCAATATTGCAATCGTTTTTGAAAAAGTATGCATACTATATTTTATTAAAAATAGGGCATCTTTACAGATGCCCATCTAAAAACAATGAAACGATCAATGGCTATAACTCTTCTATTATATTTTTCTCTACTAAAATTTTGCTTAAGGCATCGGCTTTGTCGGACGTGTAGCAGTTAACCCAATAGTTCCCAGGAACATTTTTCTACCATCCTGT
The Ferruginibacter albus DNA segment above includes these coding regions:
- a CDS encoding T9SS type A sorting domain-containing protein produces the protein MKQNLLATLLLTNKKSFTKILPVLLLVTTVTKAQLSSYPTTIDFTAAKPAYITTPTGTNYSTSVPDCNSNITGGISYSSSSKSWTLTATRCGSLIYTIKQPSTARAVTVSNNQNGVTKTTTNTKNTCETDTLVVNYDGSAGNIIITFAGGSGGSGQSIIALTVNDVTVLPVTFTSFNAHPVNNTINFNWSVGVQTNITRYDIESSADGKSFSKIGTVAAANAQSYSWSAAFNADNFYRIKAIDNAGNVSYTNVLSLNANNTQASITATNPVVNHSLTLQLNALKKDNYAVTLYTVSGVKVFSTAIDHAGGSSIKTLQLPTLLQGMYFVKLSGKSMQLNKTIFIQ
- a CDS encoding iron chaperone, with the protein product MNEVDQYIAAFPKETAALLQELRKIITKAAPKAEETISYKMPAYKYHGAVVYFAGYKNHIGFYPTGSGIKAFTKEIDGYKNSKGAVQFPLDQPLPVKLITRMVQFKVKENLQKVKMKKRK
- a CDS encoding CBS domain-containing protein; the protein is MTTVKNILDSKQKVFNIVPSDTLVYDALVQLNSVNLSYLVVMDGEEYKGIFGERDYTRNVILKGRASNSTMVKEVMTTDLPVVTLTDTAEHCMHLMNAHKARYLLVYDEKMRFIGIVTIHDILRQVIANREQVFDSSLTNALLDTDEYSGVL
- a CDS encoding 2-C-methyl-D-erythritol 4-phosphate cytidylyltransferase; translation: MKKYAVIVAGGNGSRMNAAIPKQFLLLKGKPILYYTISAFLNAYADIEIILVLPTHYFVKGVEIIRSYFPDKKMLHIITGGENRFTSVQHGLGLIKEESIVFVHDGVRCLLSATLIHRCYETALAAGTAIPVVNSKDSVRIVEEDQNKAIDRNSVKLIQTPQTFKSSILLPAFHVKYKEQFTDEATVVEDFGVKVTLVEGEEQNIKITHPIDLLIAEKMLEEK
- a CDS encoding bifunctional heptose 7-phosphate kinase/heptose 1-phosphate adenyltransferase: MNFDDLFQHFAKLKVAVVGDVMLDTYWWGKVDRISPEAPVPVVAVSKKEFRIGGAGNVALNLQSLSANVFLISVLGKDDDGKQFIELAKANGINTDYLVQSEERTTTNKIRIISRNQQMMRLDAEMTNDISIDDENKLVQSVEAFIASEKPDVIILEDYNKGVLTESCIAKIIALNRQNNIIVTVDPKRKNFFAYKGVDIFKPNLKEVKEALNIIADNADLSSLENIHSQLEAKLQHKISFITLSEKGVFSQSGKTAELIPAHLRNIADVSGAGDTVIAVASLVYAATKDMHLMSEIANIAGGIVCEEVGTVAIDKVKLLQECKQLL
- a CDS encoding APC family permease, translated to MSENQTAFKPTLGLFDATMIVAGSMIGSGIFIVSADMLKYVGSSGWLLFAWLITGFMTLTAALSYGELSAMFPKAGGQYVYLKESYNPLIGFLYGWSFFAVIQTGTIAAVGVGFAKFAGYFIPALVWDDANTFSLLGLKVHYAQLVAILLIVFLTFVNTKGIQTGKIIQTIFTSTKLLSLFGLILAGFIVFKKDIWLSNWHNAWTLQNISKENGVISYTPLLTAVGLGAIASAMVGSIFSSDAWNNVTFIAGEIKNPKRNIGLSLFLGTLIVTIIYILMNVVYLATVPLNNLAFAQDNRVALEASHAIFGDIGTKIIAIMIMISTFGCNNGLILAGARVYYTMANDKLFFRQASKLNKNIVPEWALWIQCVMACALCLSGKYSDLLDMISFVVVMFYALTIFGVFILRKKRPDAERPYKAFGYPVLPVIYILMAIAFCVLLAIYKKEYTWPGLLIVLIGIPIYYLAIANKQKD
- a CDS encoding OmpH family outer membrane protein → MKNLLLALNIVLLSAVGFLFYKQYSGNGGTDNKNKTVVASNSSQPVNASRMAWINMDSLQNNYEYFKEKKSSFEKEQQAGNADLEMYQHKYEQELAELQQKAPTMTPQQQEAASKRYAEIQRDLGIKKQNLDNQLYQSSSRMKDSIYKKVQDFLADYNKEKHFNYVFSYEPALIVYRDSTLDITNDVIDGLNQAYKKEKK
- a CDS encoding ion channel, translated to MSRFKRSNPFSKVNNDTGFGANVTNNGGRYINRDGSFNIRKEGMPAWERFSIYHSMLNMSRWKFFITIILTYFSINLIYTFIYLLIGPQQLQGLTATTSWQLFKEVFYFSTETFTTVGYGRVNPIGDAANLVAAIEAMSGFLSFAVATGLIYGRFSKPKSYLVFSKQALISPFRDKTALMFRFASYKDKHVLTDVEIQVNIGLKLQDNPDKDATYKYFNLPLERSRVENMPMNWTVVHPIDEQSPLWGFSVDDMIFADVEVYVLVRGFDDTYSSLVLQRTSYTFQEIIFHKKFVPMYRESDEEQTTILELHKLNELFDVKL
- a CDS encoding tetratricopeptide repeat protein, which produces MTDFDSCMVTSDLDNCIVTLLKNTDNEYKKYIIGGLLYDIDKDKSFQLHKETYLSKPEDLNFNLEYAIELHRNGEFEEAAKLYEKYEKEKPEDFRVNVWLADCYINIGDVEKSIENWNKSDHPNHHTSIDFAIHTIYGRTDQIKLRNDYRKEIEQGNIEAFYPLILLDMNWELDWWNSVIQEYFLAEDLLLAKNKLNQNDNDYKIIQAYVKIKNLSKSGNNSDSIKSILIQNKLIMDSNPLPTNGQLTSDLLRICFINKILSENDFYKQRGNDLLNLAKKTKDKETLNIYAYLQATVNDKVDSFIDKLGWTDFKDERFAISYFMGKADKNRYDDKELSQALADFPNSSKLYWVKANCAKIENKPLRPILIELIKREFKTLGSDENHSSYPLKSYFYYLENEK
- a CDS encoding GH92 family glycosyl hydrolase: MHTFSKTIAILISGIFCLSTVAVRSQTNPSVLNYLSPEIGGVGWMLEPTRPAMQLPNEMMRMTPIRKDYLDDEISSFPLIVVSHRIGQAFSLLPNTDNVITENSWNKKIAYDQSYEQRMPWHYKTYLLNDDVTVEYTQGKKAGMFRFTFPVNGVKNLLWNTYSGGINNWHFINDSTFTGMQWYAPEKGHEPIKVYVYGRFNHPAQNGTITNGSIVSQKDIEGESVKAYSSFKNAGNTIELRYAISYIDEEQAKKNFTEELINVSFEQLSAKAKAAWASTLGQIQVQGGTDAEKRSFYTALYRCYERMINITEDGKYYSGFDNKVHTDARPFYVDDWTWDTYLALHPLRTILNPAREEDMLQSYVRMYDQSGWMPTFPVLFGDHACMNGFHSSVMLLDAYRKGLRNFDFNKAYEGMRKNSTQATMLPWRNGPACSLDSFYYTNGYFPALRKGDTESVARVHPFEKRQAVAVTLGTCYDDWAVAQMAKDLNKQDDYSLFIKKSDNYKNLWNADKKFFLPKDDKGNWIDIDPKFDGGMGGRDYYDENNGWTYLWQVQEDIPGLINLMGGQKGFEQRLDQLFREGLDRSKYEFWAKFPDASGLVGQYSMGNEPSFFIPYLYNYTDAPWKTQQRVRLLLKTWFDDNIFGIPGDEDGGGMSAFVVFSSMGFYPVTPGKPEYTIGSPVFTNVSISLPNGKTFKVIATNASDVNKYVQSAKLNGKVLDTPFFTHNDIVNGGTLELMMGDKPNKSWGVK